In a single window of the Dreissena polymorpha isolate Duluth1 chromosome 3, UMN_Dpol_1.0, whole genome shotgun sequence genome:
- the LOC127873337 gene encoding G-protein coupled receptor moody-like, whose protein sequence is MSIQTSDMGQREPIVANSSIGCKEWWCDKQPSLIAMEAIVIILCFIGCFGNLITVLAIIFSSLRYSVNCILVGSLSFAGFLYCSLILSLQAVIFHRHSTNIPQEFCSAAGGIRYTLTGVIMVTLAPIALYRFLNVVYIKTYRYMSETRQLVITLVICWLLPMVFTIPPTFRIWGAFHFQPSILSCTFDKSADQSNRVAMVTAGFIVPCLFIVYCYVRIGCKAYKSFKRMSRWGSTTPQARALRLSAMMLCIFVIFFIGTFPYFVLNVMDKEFKYPVHHIWTTMFAWLLYCCNPIVYTLMDTNFRNAYRRFLMGDCEKNPVRRSGSSMSRAVSV, encoded by the coding sequence ATGTCTATTCAGACAAGTGATATGGGGCAACGTGAGCCCATTGTTGCCAACAGCAGTATCGGTTGCAAGGAGTGGTGGTGCGATAAACAGCCTTCGCTGATAGCCATGGAAGCCATCGtcataattttgtgttttatcgGATGCTTTGGAAACCTTATAACCGTTTTGGCAATCATATTTTCCAGTCTTCGTTACAGTGTAAACTGCATCCTTGTAGGAAGTTTGAGTTTTGCCGGATTTCTATATTGTTCTCTGATCTTATCATTGCAAGCCGTAATATTCCATCGTCATTCGACCAATATTCCTCAAGAATTCTGCTCGGCGGCAGGAGGGATACGTTATACGCTGACCGGTGTAATTATGGTGACGCTAGCACCCATTGCGTTGTACAGATTTTTAAATGTGGTATATATTAAGACGTACCGATACATGTCAGAAACCAGACAGCTCGTAATAACCTTGGTAATATGCTGGTTGTTACCAATGGTGTTCACCATTCCACCGACTTTCCGGATTTGGGGTGCATTCCATTTCCAACCATCAATATTGAGTTGCACGTTTGATAAAAGCGCCGATCAAAGCAACAGGGTAGCCATGGTAACAGCAGGATTTATAGTTCCGTGTCTGTTTATTGTATACTGCTATGTTCGAATTGGATGTAAAGCTTATAAAAGTTTCAAACGTATGAGTCGCTGGGGTAGTACAACACCGCAAGCAAGAGCATTGCGTCTATCAGCTATGATGCTttgtatatttgtaatattttttataggAACATTCCCCTATTTTGTTCTTAACGTTATGGACAAAGAGTTTAAATATCCCGTTCACCACATATGGACGACTATGTTTGCCTGGTTGTTGTACTGTTGCAATCCTATCGTTTACACGCTTATGGATACCAACTTTAGAAATGCGTACAGGAGATTTCTGATGGGCGATTGTGAGAAGAATCCCGTACGGAGATccggaagttcaatgtcaagggcAGTTTCCGTCTAG